From the Paenibacillus sp. R14(2021) genome, the window CGCTTTCTTCACCCAATACGTATCGATTTCCGCATAGACTGCCGGATTCTCCAGCAAGTACTCCAGGGCGAATTTCCCGTCGATAGACGTGTGGAATTCGAAATCATGGTTATGGTAGCCAACCCGGTAGCCGGTTCCGTCCACTTTGGCGGCAACCTCGAGCAGATCCTTCTTCACGCTGGCGTAGCCTTCGGGATTCTGCAGGCCATCCGGAAGCGAATGGCAGATGAAGTCTTTGGTTCCGAACAGGTCGGCTTCTTCCAATACCGCCTTCAGGTCATTCTTCATCCGCTCCAGGCCCACGTGCATGCCTGCGGTTTTAAGTCCAAGCTCCTTCATGAGCGCTGACAGGTCGCGGGCGGAATTGCCATGCAGCCCGTCGATTTGCACGGCTGCCCATCCCATGGCGCTCAGCTCCCGCAGCAGGCCTTCGAAATCCTTCTTCGCTTCGTTTCTTACGGTATACAGCTGTGCTGCCAATTGTTGTTTAATCATATTCAAATCTCCTCCCGCTTCAGATCCAGCCATTCGACTTCCTGTGCGGTCAATGACAGATTCATCGATTTGATCGAAGAAGCAAGCTCCTCCGGATTGCGCGGTCCAATGATGGCGCTGGTCGGGAACGGCTGGCAAAGCACATACGACAGGGCGAGCTGAATAGGCGTGACCCCCTTGACGGCCGCCAGCTCGGCGGTACGTCTGAACCGTTCCCAGTTGCTGCTGCTATAGTAGACGCGGACCATTTCCGGGTCCGAAGGATTGTCCGGCGTAAAGTTCCCCGAGAAGAATCCGCCTGCTTGTGCGGACCAAGACAACAGCGGAAGCTGGTTAGCCTCGTGCCAGGCGCAGGTGTCTTCATCGGCGGATACGCAGCCCGCCCATCTCGGTTCGTTCGGCTTTGCCAAGCTCAGGTTAGGGCTGCTGAACGCAAATCCGCTCAGGCTATGCGCCGAAGCGTATTGGTTCGCTTCCTGGATGCGCTGGTGCGACCAGTTGGAAGCGCCGATCGCCCGGATCCGTTTCGCTTGCAGATGCTCATTCAGCTCCTCCATGATTGGGCCGACTTCTACAGTCGGATCATC encodes:
- a CDS encoding sugar phosphate isomerase/epimerase, whose amino-acid sequence is MIKQQLAAQLYTVRNEAKKDFEGLLRELSAMGWAAVQIDGLHGNSARDLSALMKELGLKTAGMHVGLERMKNDLKAVLEEADLFGTKDFICHSLPDGLQNPEGYASVKKDLLEVAAKVDGTGYRVGYHNHDFEFHTSIDGKFALEYLLENPAVYAEIDTYWVKKAGQDPLSFIRNYAHRMPILHLKDMTADERQTFAEIGTGVIDFAPILRWGLKSGVEWFAVEQDYCPGSPLDSLALSLENLLKLEKTL
- a CDS encoding aldo/keto reductase; translation: MQYMQIEGVNKPISRLFMGTGDLRNLGESERSMLDAFVQAGGNAFDTAHQYRGREQLLGQWLEEKKLRDKVVIMTKGAHHDDGSPGPRVNSQAIRKDLTESLERLGTDYVDLYALHRDDPTVEVGPIMEELNEHLQAKRIRAIGASNWSHQRIQEANQYASAHSLSGFAFSSPNLSLAKPNEPRWAGCVSADEDTCAWHEANQLPLLSWSAQAGGFFSGNFTPDNPSDPEMVRVYYSSSNWERFRRTAELAAVKGVTPIQLALSYVLCQPFPTSAIIGPRNPEELASSIKSMNLSLTAQEVEWLDLKREEI